Below is a window of Mucilaginibacter ginkgonis DNA.
CGCCGTCATATTGGGGAGCGGCGCCACAGCAATAATATAGGTAAGCGGTGTGCCGTCGCAGCTGACACCATGCGGGGTGATCACATAGGTTACAGAAGCTACTGCTGTGCCGTTGTTGATGAGCAATTGCTGTATCTGGCCAGTGGTGGTCGGCGTAGTGTTACCGGAGAAGCCTGATAGTGAAGGATCTGAAGCGGTTGCCGTCCAGGTATAAGTTATGCCGCTAAGGTTTGCGCTCAAATTGATATTAGAAACGTCACCACTACAAACTGACGACGGGGCAGATCCTGTTACGCGCAGTTCGGGCTGGATAGTAATATCAACCGTTACCGGCTGGCTGTCACAGCCATCATTATGGGCAGTAATCGTATAAGTTATTGTCACCGGCGCAGTTCCTTTGTTCACTAACCTGTCAGCGATTGTATTTGTACTGACACCGGTTGTTGGTTGCGAGTAACCTGAAATATCAGCTGTAGCGCCGGTCACGGTCCATGTATAGGTAGCAGACGGTATATTCGACGCCAGATTAATTGCTATAGTATTATTACTGCAGACGCCGGGATTTGCAGCAGTGGCAGTGAGTGTTGGGATAGGGGAAATAGTAATGACCTTGGTGATCTGGTTACCTGTACAACCGTTGGCGGTAGGGGTAATGACATAAGTAACTGTCCCGGGCGCGGTGCCATTATTAACCAATACATCCTGTATCTGCCCCGAACCCGACGGCGTGCTGTTGGAAACAAACCCGGTGATATTAGCTGCAGATGCAGTTGCCGTCCAGGTATAAAAAGTTGTATTTAAGTTGCTGGTTAGTACAACAGCCGCTGGCGAACCACTGCAAACCTTTGTTGGTGCATTAGCGGTAATAGTAAGTTGAGGTTGTACAGTTAGCGTAACCACTTGCTGGCTTATACAATCTCCATTGTGCACAACAATAGTATAGGTTACCGTTGCTGCCGCAGTGCCGGTGTTGACCAGCACGTCGCTTATCTGAGTTTCTTGCGATGCCGTGGTGTGTTGTGTAAAACCTGTTAATGTACTCGCACTTGCCGTTGCCGTCCATGTCATGGTAGCTGCGGCAACGTTTGACGATAAACTTATCCCGGCGGGACTGTTACTACATAGGGTCGTATTGGCAGGTGTCGCGGTAAGCGATGGTGCCGCAGCAATAGTTACGGTCAATGTAAACGGCGTACCGTCACAACCATTTGCATGTGGCGTAATGGTATAGGTTACCGTCGCGTTAGTTGTAGGTGTGGTTGATGAAAGCTGATCTGTTATCGATGAACCCGAACCTGTCGAAGCAAAGCCTGCCGCGTTTACAGAGCCTGTTGCTGTCCATGTATAAGTGCTGCCTGTAACTGACGATGTAATGTTATAGTTAAAAGGATTGCCGTTACAAACACTCGCCGTAGCCGGGCTGGTGATCGTATTAACGGGAAATATCTTGAGTTGCTTAGAGTCAGACACCGTAGCGCAGCTGCCCACCAGAGTTGTATTTTGAGTGATGGTCAACATCACCGAACCTGCAGCAATATCAGCCGCTGATGGTGTATAAGACGAGTTGAAACTTTGCGGATCCGAAAACGTACCCGTGCCGCTGGTTGTCCATTGCGGAGGATTTGTCGCCGTTGACGAGTTGCTAAGCGCCGCAGAAACCGTGGCAACGCTTCCCGGGCATATCGGCAATATGGGGACTGTGGCTGTTATTGTTGGCGCGTTTTGGAAGGTAATATGTTGAGGCGCCGATGTGCTTACACTACAGCCATTGGTTTGTGTAACAGAAACGGTGTAAGTACCAAAATCTTTAAAGGTTATGGTTGGGTATTTACTTGTTGCAGAACCCGCGTCATACACGTATGCACCGCCCGTAACCGTCCACTGGTAGGTAGTTGGTAAGGTTTGAAATGTTCCCGTTAATGTAGTTTGCGTTTTGCTTCCGGCGGTAGCGTCAAACAAAAAAGTTTTGTTGGTGCCGCACACAGAAAAATCAGGCGATAATTGCGCAACCGGCGGGCCGTTTACATAAATGGTATCTACATATACGTTAGATGGGCAGGTAGCGCCCGTTGGCGGAGTGACCTGAAGTTTAACAACATATTTACCGGCCGTTATGAAGTTAAGTACAGGCGAGTGGCTGGCTAACGTGGTGCCACCTCCCATGCCAAACCCGGTATTTGGTGTTACGGTATAGCTATAAGTGTAGTTATTATTACAAACAGCATCTATAGTTGACGCGTCTGTAATAGTGACCGGGCCCGGGTTACAAACCGTATTTGTAGACAAGTTAAATTTCGCAACCGGGGCGTCCTGCACACAAACATTGATCACTTTATCTGCCGGGGTACAGCTTGCCGTGTTAGAGTTATCGTAGTGTATGGCTATAGTATGATTACCGTGGGTAGTAAATGTCCAGCTAAAGTTTGAGCCAGCCGCGGTGCCTGAGACCTTTACAACACCGTCTACCAGCCATGAATACCTGGCACTCGCGTCTGTACAGTTAGTGCCGCTGCCATTTTGAGACTGCCCCGGCGAAGACGTATTTTTCCAGGTTGCAGCCGTGCCTGTACAAACGTTATTGGGGCCTGTTAAGCTATTTGAAGGCGGAGCCAAAACTGCCTGTGATGTTACAATCGGTGCTATAGTATTACAGAAAGGTAAAGTTGCCGCAAAGCTAACGCTGTAAGCATTGTTTGCCTTTCCGCAGGAAGATTGGCTGTAGTTATGAGAAAAATTACCGTTAAGTGCCTTTATATCACAAAAAGTGTAAGTGTTTGAAGATCCGTCGCCCCAATTGATGGTGTAAAGCATCCCCGGGTAATTGCTTTGCAGAGAATTTATGTCCGTAACAAATAACGCGGCGGCAGTAGTAGCACCATTAGCTGTTTGCAGACAGACAGGGGCTTGTGCCTGGCTGCCAAAAATAGCTTTAGTTACGTTGTTTACAAGTACATAAGCCTTGGTACCAACAGATAGCGCCCCAGTAGCTTTTACAAATACAGTAAAATCGGTAGTACTTATGGCTGTAACAGAGCCATTCGCGTCAAGGTCAGTGGTATAAGCTTCATTATTGCCGGTATTATCGTTTATGAGCCTTAACGAGGTAGTAACGGCATTCGTAGATCCGGAGAGAAAATAAAACGATGACGATGGCTGGCCGATACAATTACCAAAGACCGGTTCGGGCGAGGTTGCTAACTGTGGCGTTGTGCTTGCCGCTGCGGTAACCGCGGCGCCCGGAATGATGCTGAAAGCGGCCGACCCTGTACCCGTACTGGCCGGACTTGAAGTAACAACCCTAACTTTATAACCAATGCCAGCCGGTGTGCTCGCAGGGATCACCGCGTTTATAAAAGTTGCAAAGGAGCCGTTGAAGTTAAGACCGCTATTGGTACCTATTGCCGTTTGCGTGGCAAAACTGCCATTCGCGTCAGAAAGATATAAGGTAAATTTATTCGATTTGTCAAGACAACTGCCTGTGGGAAGGGAAATCCTGACTGCTATAGAAGAGCCCGGTGTATAAGGCCCCGGATCAAGCTCGGTAATAGATACCTGCGCATAGCTGCTTAATGAAAGCAGCATAAGAATTGTAGACAGAAAAGCTAAACTAAAGCTCTTAAGCATTCGCAACGTACCTGTATAATTAATCAATAATTAAAAAAACCGGGACACCACTGTACCGGGGTATTGATAATCGTGACAGGTACCGGTGCCTTAATCACCGTATACGAGTTTTACTTCAATTAGGTTGCTACAAAGATGAAAATTATTATCCGTGAGGTAAAACTTTCTGCTCTAAATATTAACCCAAACGAAGTAATTTTACTTTTATTTTACAAGTCGGAAAGTTCTATCCTTCAAATTGTTACGCTGGCAATAAATTTAACCAAAGAACAAGTAGCCCACAAGAATAGCGGTGATTACTCCGGCCAGGTCGGCAAATAAACTAGCCGGCAAAGCGTAGCGGGTTTTCTTGATACCGATGGCACCGAAATAGAGGGCAATGATATAAAATATAGTATCAGAAGACCCATAGAGAATGCTTGATAAATGCCCAACAAAGCCGTCTGCACCCTTGCTTTTCATCAGGGATATCATCATAGCTTTAGCAGCCGCGCCGCTCATTGGCCGTACCAATACAATGGGTATCACGTCAACAAAACGGGTGTCGGGTAAAAAGAAATGAAACAGGTAACGGAAACCATCGGCCACAGCGTCTAAAATTCCGCAGGTGCGCACCAGGCTAATGGCAGCCAAAAGCCCGACCAGGTAAGGGATAATACGGACCGAAGTTTCGAAGCCGCCTTTGGCCCCTTCAATAAAGGTCTCAAAAACATTTACCTTTTTATACAGTCCGCCTAATACAAACAGGGTAGGGATAACCAGTAAGGTAACGTTGCTGAATACTTTGGAAACCAGGCTGATCTGCTCCCTCGACAAATATTCAGTAAAATAGAAAACCACGCCGCCTATAAATAGAGTAAGCGTGCCCAGCCAAAGCAAAATCACCCTGTCGAACAAGTTGATGCGCTGTTTAATGGCTACAATGATGAGACCTGTCATTGTCGACACATACGTAGCGATGATGATGGGAATAAAAATATCGCTTGGGTCTTTAGCACCTAAGATAAATCGCTGGGCGATTACCCCAACAGGCAAAAGAGTTAGACCCGACGCGTGGAGCACCATAAACATGATCTGCGCGTTTGAGGCTGTTTCTTTCTGCGGGTTTAACTCCTGCAGGCTTTCCATGGCTTTTATACCCATAGGTGTAGCGGCACTGTCGAGCCCTAACAAATTAGCCGAATAGTTCATTAGCATAGCGCCGTTAGCCGGGTGGTCCTTCGGCACTTCCGGAAACAGCCGATTAAAGAACGGGCCAACCAGGCGCGACAGGAAATTAATGGCACCAGCCTTTTCGCCAATATTCATAATGCCCAACCAAAAAGCCATTGTGCCTGCAAGCGGTAAGGCAAAATCCATCACAGACGCTTTTGTAGAATCGAACAGACCCTCAACCATCATTTTAAAGATGTCGGTGTCGCCGAAGAAAACGAGGCGTATAAGTCCGAAGAAAAACGCCACTACGAAAAAAGCTATCCAGATATAATTTAACGCCATATAATCTATTGGGCAGTTAATTTAATAGTTTTTATCGGATGAAGGCCAAAGTGTTAAAAAATCGCGTTGTCGTAACCAGCTTTCTTTGGTCATTTCAAGCTTGATTTCGCCGTTTGGATAATTTCCGATATGGCGCCAGCCCTGTAAACTGTAAAATCGCTCAGCACGGGTATTCGGCGCGGTTCCAAGAACGATGGCCGTAGCAGTTTCAGTAAAATACCAGTCGAGCATAAGTCGGTGCAGTTGCTTGCCGATGCCTTTTTGCGCAAACTCCGGATTCACAAATAAAGCCCAAACACAGTTGTCCTTTACATCTACTATCGAAAAACCGACCACTTGTCTCTGGTCTTCACATACCCATCCTTTTCCTTTTATCGTAAGGTAATACGCCACGTCGCTGTCTGTTACCAATGCCGGGTCGCTTAAGGTATTCTCCTTAACCAGGTGTCTTACTATTTGCATCTGCTGAATATCTTTCAGCTCTGCAGTTCTAAAAATCATATCGAAACTTTATTGGTGTACTTAACTTTCCTCATAAATGAGTCAAATACTTTTTGAAGATAGTTTTTTTAGTACGTTAAACACATTATCTCTTAAATTCGCAACAATCTAATCTACCGGTACAATGGCAACTATACAGCTTAAGAGAGTTAAAGGCGATTTTGGTTTCGATGCCAAAGACGAGAACGGGCATACCGTACGTATGGACAGCAGTCCGGAATCGGGGGGCTGGGACTATGGTGTCCGTCCGATGCAAATGTTGCTGATGGGCCTCGGCGGTTGTGCCGGTATAGACGTGATCAGCATTTTAAAGAAACAGCGCCAAAAGGTTGACGATTACAAAATGACTATCAGTGGCGACCGCGAGCCTGGTAAAGAGCCTTCACTGTGGAAAGATATAACAGTTGAGTTTCATTTATATGGCACTGTCGACGAAGATAAAGCGCACCGCGCCGTCGACCTTGCCATGAGCAAATATTGTTCTGTAGCTGCCACGCTCCAAAAATCGGGTACTAAAATCAAAACAAAGGTGTTTGTACATGCTACAAACGCTACCAAATAAATTTTACCATTACTATGTCTAAACAATTAGATCCTGTAAGCCAGGCGGTGCGAATCCAAACGCCGCGCAGCCCGCAGCAGGAGCACTCTACACCTTTATATATCACCAGCAGCTTTGTTTTTGACGAGGCTGAAGCTATGCGCGCGGCCTTTGCTGACGAGAATGATGAAAATATTTACAGTCGCTTTAGCAACCCAAATGTTGATGAGTTTGTAAAAAAGATGTGTGTTCTTGAGGGCGCCGAAGATGGTTTCGCTACGGCGACAGGTATGTCCGCCATTTTCTCGTCATTCTTTGCCTTGTTAAAGCAAGGCGACCACTTACTTTGCAGCAGCTCCGTTTTTGGCAGCACGTTTACCATTGTAACCAAATACCTGCCGAGGTATGGCATTACCTGCACATTAGTGCCGGCTAATGATCGCGCTGCCTGGGAAGCCGCCGTGCAGCCTAACACCAAAATGCTTTACCTGGAAACGCCTACCAACCCGCAATTAGAGGTTATAGACCTGGAGTGGGCAGGCAACTTTGCCAAAAAGCACCGCTTGATCTACAACGTTGACAATTGCTTTGCTACACCTTTATTGCAAAAGCCTATAGATTTTGGTGCCGACCTGGTAATACACTCTGCCACCAAATGGATAGACGGACAAGGCAGGGTACTAGGCGGTGTGGTTGTGGGCCGTGCCGATCTCATTAAAGATATTTACTTGTTTTGCCGTAATACTGGCCCGGCCATGTCGCCGTTTAACGCGTGGGTGTTAAGCAAAAGCCTCGAGACGCTTGATGTGCGCATGGAGCGCCATTGCAAAAACGCACTGCAGGTTGCCGAAGCATTGCAGAACAATCCAAATGTCGCCTGGGTTAAGTACCCGTTTTTAAAAGGCCATCCGCAATATGAGATTGCAACCAAACAAATGACTAATGGGGGCGGTGTATTGTGTTTCGAAATTAAAGGTGGTGTTGTTGCCGGTCGTAAGTTTCTGGACTCATTGCAAATGCTTTCTGTAACCGCAAATCTGGGCGACAGCCGAAGCATTGCATCGCACCCCGCAAGTACAACTCATTCTAAATTAACCGACGACGAGCGTGCCGCGGTGGGTATTACGCCGGGGCTTATCCGTATTTCTGCCGGATTGGAAAAGGTAGAAGATATCATTGCTGACATCGAACAAGCGCTCTCCGCAGCCGGCTAAGCATTATAAAACAAAAAGCGTTAAGCCACATTTTTGGCAGTTGCACAGATGTCGGCTTTATTATTTCTGATGCGTTTTGCTGTCTATAAAAACCTACGATAACAAGTTTGTTACACAAGTGAAACAATTTAGAACTATCACGTGTTTACGTTTTTGTCCAATGGCACATCAATTGCTATTGGGGTAGGTGCAGGCACAAACCTGCCATCTGTTACTAAAAACAAAAACATGAAAATCAATTTTAACAAAACACTTTTATTAGTTGCCGCTACTTTTACAGGAGGACAATTAATGGCACAAACCGTCACAACAACCAGCATGAGTTCATCTCAACTGGATTCAATGAACCGTGCCGATTATGTACAACCATTTTCGCCTTCAAGCGCGTACAACACGTGGTCTATTGGTGTTAACGGTGGTTTATTAACTCCATACACTATTTTCAGAGGCCCGGGTGATGATTACGGACCGCAAAGCCAGTTTGGTTACGGCGCGTACATCAAAAAACAATTGATGCATTCTTTTGGCGCAAAATTAAGCTTCTTCCGCGGCCAGGTTGAAGGACAGGGCCCCGTTGCCGGTGGTATTACTTCAATCCGTCAGAGCTACAAAACGCAAATCGACTATGCTGCTGATATCGCCGGCGAGTTCACTTTAGCTAACATCAGCTATATGAACCACCATAACTTTATCCAGCCTTATGTTTCTGCAGGTTTTGGTTTAATGGGCTTTACGCCAACTTTATATTCAGGCGCAGCTCAAAGCGGTACTGCTACACCTTACCACGCCGACAATTCAAGCGTTAAAGCTGCTTACATTCCGGTTGGTTTAGGTTTGAAATTCAATTTATCTCCGGCTATCAACTTAGACTTGGGTTACCAGGTAAACTTTGTTGACGGCGATAATTTTGATGGTTATTCAGTTGGCAGCCGTAATGACAAATTCTCGTATGCACACGCGGGTTTAGAATTCTCTTTCGGTGGAAAGAAAAACCAACTGGCTTCTCACAACCCTGTTAACTCGATCCGCATTGAGTACTTAACTGCGGAACAACAATTACAACAGCAGTTAGAAGCAGAACGTGCAAAAAATGCCCAACTGCGTAATGACCTGAATTCTACTAACTCAAACCTTTCTGCATTGGCAGCGCAAGTTTCACGCTTAACTGCTGATAGCGACGGTGACGGTGTATTAGACATTAATGATAAATGCCCTAACACACCTGCCGGTACTAAAGTAGACGGTTCTGGTTGCCCTCTGGCACCTGCAAGAACTGTGGTAGTTGTTACAGACGAAGATAAGAGATTGGTTGGCGAAGCGATCCGCAACGTTGAATTTGACTTTGGTAAATCAAGCATCAAACCACGTTCATTACCACGTTTAGACAGGGTTGCTGATCTGTTAAATGCTAAAGGTTTCAGCATGAAACTTGCAGGCCATACAGATGCAGTTGGTTCTGATAAAGCTAACCTGATCCTGTCAAAAGCACGTGCAGAGTCTATCAAAAATTACCTGGTAAGCAAAGGTGTTAACGCATCTAAAATTGAGGCTACAGGTTATGGAGAATCACAACCAATTGCTTCAAACAAAACAGCAGCAGGTCGTGCTAAAAACCGCCGTGTAGAGTTCACTTTATATTAATAGCGAACAACACGTGAAAATAAAAAAGCCGCGCTGGAACCAGCGCGGCTTTTTTGTGTCTATGTGATTTAGAAGCTAAAGAAATCTTCCAGACCCATGAAATAAGAGCTTGTCCAGCCCTCTTTAATATCTTCG
It encodes the following:
- a CDS encoding PKD-like domain-containing protein, producing MLKSFSLAFLSTILMLLSLSSYAQVSITELDPGPYTPGSSIAVRISLPTGSCLDKSNKFTLYLSDANGSFATQTAIGTNSGLNFNGSFATFINAVIPASTPAGIGYKVRVVTSSPASTGTGSAAFSIIPGAAVTAAASTTPQLATSPEPVFGNCIGQPSSSFYFLSGSTNAVTTSLRLINDNTGNNEAYTTDLDANGSVTAISTTDFTVFVKATGALSVGTKAYVLVNNVTKAIFGSQAQAPVCLQTANGATTAAALFVTDINSLQSNYPGMLYTINWGDGSSNTYTFCDIKALNGNFSHNYSQSSCGKANNAYSVSFAATLPFCNTIAPIVTSQAVLAPPSNSLTGPNNVCTGTAATWKNTSSPGQSQNGSGTNCTDASARYSWLVDGVVKVSGTAAGSNFSWTFTTHGNHTIAIHYDNSNTASCTPADKVINVCVQDAPVAKFNLSTNTVCNPGPVTITDASTIDAVCNNNYTYSYTVTPNTGFGMGGGTTLASHSPVLNFITAGKYVVKLQVTPPTGATCPSNVYVDTIYVNGPPVAQLSPDFSVCGTNKTFLFDATAGSKTQTTLTGTFQTLPTTYQWTVTGGAYVYDAGSATSKYPTITFKDFGTYTVSVTQTNGCSVSTSAPQHITFQNAPTITATVPILPICPGSVATVSAALSNSSTATNPPQWTTSGTGTFSDPQSFNSSYTPSAADIAAGSVMLTITQNTTLVGSCATVSDSKQLKIFPVNTITSPATASVCNGNPFNYNITSSVTGSTYTWTATGSVNAAGFASTGSGSSITDQLSSTTPTTNATVTYTITPHANGCDGTPFTLTVTIAAAPSLTATPANTTLCSNSPAGISLSSNVAAATMTWTATASASTLTGFTQHTTASQETQISDVLVNTGTAAATVTYTIVVHNGDCISQQVVTLTVQPQLTITANAPTKVCSGSPAAVVLTSNLNTTFYTWTATASAANITGFVSNSTPSGSGQIQDVLVNNGTAPGTVTYVITPTANGCTGNQITKVITISPIPTLTATAANPGVCSNNTIAINLASNIPSATYTWTVTGATADISGYSQPTTGVSTNTIADRLVNKGTAPVTITYTITAHNDGCDSQPVTVDITIQPELRVTGSAPSSVCSGDVSNINLSANLSGITYTWTATASDPSLSGFSGNTTPTTTGQIQQLLINNGTAVASVTYVITPHGVSCDGTPLTYIIAVAPLPNMTATPLTQVICNGSSTAINLTSNLTTTKYTWTATASANTIKGFSSQNTPVATTSIQQVLTNTGTAPATVTYTITSLNGATAYNCTGNSATVTVTVQPATVPANAGADERICGQTSYKLKGNDLGEGATGLWTVTSGQTGVSFADATAYNTTANGLVPGQTYTFRWTSKGAVPCADSFDEVVIEDQVTDIKAAFTTDHNVGCNKLEVTFTNTTTPETGVKYLWNFGNGVTSTLKAPPAQTYITQSNGKDSVYTVTLKVSNDCAVNTYTQVITVKPSKIIAAISPDKTLTCAPFTLNVENLSPGTNQTYTFFLTDAAGTLLNKLVKTDKTDAQFAIPKPGNYKVYMVAQSECGTALTPTFTITATADNAFPRLLVNGTEGTGCVPLTVTFHNNSTGVTGYRYDWGDGTSNLVTTSSGVVTHTFTKGGTYAVVLHASNGCTADAAAAPITINVLYQPTVAFTPDIATGCKSLKVHFRNATTDPSTSELQDLKYDWDFGDGSPHSSEINPTHVYDYKHSPYTVTLTATNATGCPATLSKEQLIVVHSSAITDFVARPDSVINIPDYHFAFNDLSTGDPVSWKWNFGDGSTSTQRNPEHTYADTGLYKVTLTASNIYCDSTKVHYVRITGVPGQVYLPNAFMPNSIHEDLRTFNIKGSGLKAWRLQIFNNYGQLLWETTKLDEKGRPTESWDGTFNGQPLPQGVYVWQATGTFINGNEWKGMSYNGSPPKHTGVIHLLK
- a CDS encoding nucleoside recognition domain-containing protein gives rise to the protein MALNYIWIAFFVVAFFFGLIRLVFFGDTDIFKMMVEGLFDSTKASVMDFALPLAGTMAFWLGIMNIGEKAGAINFLSRLVGPFFNRLFPEVPKDHPANGAMLMNYSANLLGLDSAATPMGIKAMESLQELNPQKETASNAQIMFMVLHASGLTLLPVGVIAQRFILGAKDPSDIFIPIIIATYVSTMTGLIIVAIKQRINLFDRVILLWLGTLTLFIGGVVFYFTEYLSREQISLVSKVFSNVTLLVIPTLFVLGGLYKKVNVFETFIEGAKGGFETSVRIIPYLVGLLAAISLVRTCGILDAVADGFRYLFHFFLPDTRFVDVIPIVLVRPMSGAAAKAMMISLMKSKGADGFVGHLSSILYGSSDTIFYIIALYFGAIGIKKTRYALPASLFADLAGVITAILVGYLFFG
- a CDS encoding GNAT family N-acetyltransferase gives rise to the protein MIFRTAELKDIQQMQIVRHLVKENTLSDPALVTDSDVAYYLTIKGKGWVCEDQRQVVGFSIVDVKDNCVWALFVNPEFAQKGIGKQLHRLMLDWYFTETATAIVLGTAPNTRAERFYSLQGWRHIGNYPNGEIKLEMTKESWLRQRDFLTLWPSSDKNY
- a CDS encoding OsmC family protein; translation: MATIQLKRVKGDFGFDAKDENGHTVRMDSSPESGGWDYGVRPMQMLLMGLGGCAGIDVISILKKQRQKVDDYKMTISGDREPGKEPSLWKDITVEFHLYGTVDEDKAHRAVDLAMSKYCSVAATLQKSGTKIKTKVFVHATNATK
- a CDS encoding trans-sulfuration enzyme family protein produces the protein MSKQLDPVSQAVRIQTPRSPQQEHSTPLYITSSFVFDEAEAMRAAFADENDENIYSRFSNPNVDEFVKKMCVLEGAEDGFATATGMSAIFSSFFALLKQGDHLLCSSSVFGSTFTIVTKYLPRYGITCTLVPANDRAAWEAAVQPNTKMLYLETPTNPQLEVIDLEWAGNFAKKHRLIYNVDNCFATPLLQKPIDFGADLVIHSATKWIDGQGRVLGGVVVGRADLIKDIYLFCRNTGPAMSPFNAWVLSKSLETLDVRMERHCKNALQVAEALQNNPNVAWVKYPFLKGHPQYEIATKQMTNGGGVLCFEIKGGVVAGRKFLDSLQMLSVTANLGDSRSIASHPASTTHSKLTDDERAAVGITPGLIRISAGLEKVEDIIADIEQALSAAG
- a CDS encoding OmpA family protein: MFTFLSNGTSIAIGVGAGTNLPSVTKNKNMKINFNKTLLLVAATFTGGQLMAQTVTTTSMSSSQLDSMNRADYVQPFSPSSAYNTWSIGVNGGLLTPYTIFRGPGDDYGPQSQFGYGAYIKKQLMHSFGAKLSFFRGQVEGQGPVAGGITSIRQSYKTQIDYAADIAGEFTLANISYMNHHNFIQPYVSAGFGLMGFTPTLYSGAAQSGTATPYHADNSSVKAAYIPVGLGLKFNLSPAINLDLGYQVNFVDGDNFDGYSVGSRNDKFSYAHAGLEFSFGGKKNQLASHNPVNSIRIEYLTAEQQLQQQLEAERAKNAQLRNDLNSTNSNLSALAAQVSRLTADSDGDGVLDINDKCPNTPAGTKVDGSGCPLAPARTVVVVTDEDKRLVGEAIRNVEFDFGKSSIKPRSLPRLDRVADLLNAKGFSMKLAGHTDAVGSDKANLILSKARAESIKNYLVSKGVNASKIEATGYGESQPIASNKTAAGRAKNRRVEFTLY